One window of Xanthomonas sp. 10-10 genomic DNA carries:
- a CDS encoding LacI family DNA-binding transcriptional regulator translates to MTIKGKATSLDIAYLAGVSQPTVSRALRGSPMVNEETRKRILRIARELNYKVDKNASSLRLRNAGTLALLFFEDPTADDSLINPFFHSMLGSITRACALQGYDLLVSFQQLSKDWQADYEDSNKADGIILLGYGDYQQSRQRLQLLVEQGTHFVRWGAALPGQPGISIGSDNYQGGLDITEHLLAQGCRRIAFLGHASNHYPEFEERYRGHVAALAQQDLVADAGLQFDAITTESSGHAACLALLDSGKAFDAVCAASDLIAIGAMRALRERGLRVPQDVAISGFDDIALAASVAPALSTVQQDTKQAGTLLVESLVALIRGEAAQSRTIPVRLALRDSSRSNGLQPPLGWTPSPATESGDAMCGQGASGVAGR, encoded by the coding sequence ATGACCATCAAGGGTAAAGCCACCTCGCTGGATATCGCCTATCTGGCCGGTGTATCGCAGCCGACCGTCTCGCGCGCGTTGCGCGGCAGCCCGATGGTCAACGAGGAAACGCGCAAGCGCATCCTGCGCATCGCGCGCGAACTGAACTACAAGGTCGACAAGAACGCCTCCTCGCTGCGGCTGCGCAACGCCGGCACGCTGGCGCTGCTGTTCTTCGAAGACCCCACCGCCGACGATTCGCTGATCAACCCGTTCTTCCACTCGATGCTGGGCTCGATCACCCGCGCCTGCGCGCTGCAGGGCTACGACCTGCTGGTATCGTTCCAGCAGCTGTCCAAGGACTGGCAGGCCGATTACGAGGACAGCAACAAGGCCGACGGCATCATCTTGCTGGGCTATGGCGACTACCAGCAATCGCGCCAGCGGTTGCAGCTGCTGGTCGAGCAAGGCACGCATTTCGTCCGCTGGGGCGCGGCGCTGCCGGGCCAGCCGGGCATTTCGATCGGCAGCGACAATTATCAGGGCGGGCTGGACATCACCGAGCACCTGTTGGCGCAGGGGTGTCGACGGATCGCGTTTCTGGGCCACGCGTCCAACCACTATCCCGAATTCGAAGAACGCTACCGGGGCCATGTCGCGGCACTGGCGCAGCAGGATCTGGTCGCCGATGCCGGGCTGCAGTTCGATGCGATCACCACCGAGTCGTCCGGGCATGCGGCATGCCTGGCGCTGCTGGACAGCGGCAAGGCATTCGACGCGGTCTGCGCGGCCAGCGACCTGATCGCGATCGGTGCGATGCGTGCCCTGCGCGAACGCGGCCTGCGTGTGCCGCAGGACGTGGCGATCAGCGGTTTTGACGATATTGCATTGGCGGCATCGGTTGCGCCTGCCTTGTCCACCGTGCAGCAGGACACCAAGCAGGCCGGCACGCTGTTGGTGGAAAGCCTGGTCGCGCTGATCCGTGGCGAAGCGGCGCAGAGCCGCACGATCCCGGTGCGCCTGGCATTGCGCGATTCCTCGCGCAGCAACGGGCTGCAGCCGCCGCTGGGTTGGACGCCGTCGCCGGCAACGGAGTCCGGTGACGCGATGTGCGGACAGGGAGCCAGCGGAGTTGCTGGGCGCTGA
- a CDS encoding glycoside hydrolase family 97 protein: MPLSSCRARSTLGARWIARLLLLACIASVAPMLHAEVTTIDVASPGKILQVSLELDGGTPYYRVQRLGQPVLQRSRLGFNLRDGRLDRGLVVLSQTRQSHDDTWEQPWGETRLVRNHYNELRVRLGERDGAQRSFEVVFRVYDDGLGLRYHFPEQAGLREAIVDDELTEFAIAQHADAWWIPAGEPIHYEYLYNRTPLNQLTLAHTPLTLRTDSGLHLALHEAALVDYAGMWLRRTDDQRLRAQLSPAAEGWKVRRTLPFDTPWRTLQIADQATGLVESNLILNLNEPNALGKVDWVKPSKYVGVWWSMHLNQQTWATGPKHAATTATTRRYIDFAAAHGFRGVLVEGWNPGWDGEWFGNGGSFDFARSTPDFDLPALSTYAAGKGVHLIGHHETGCAVDHYEDQIAEAMDLYARFGVDSVKTGYVCDDGQVERRNPAGGAPLREWHDGQWMARHHLRVVREAAERHIAVNAHEPIKDTGLRRTYPNWISREGARGMEYNAWGQPPNPPEHEVNLVFTRLLAGPMDYTPGIVSLKGRNGQAIPSTLARQLALYVTLYSPIQMAADLPEHYLQHRDAFRFIEDVAVDWDQTRALNGEVGDYVTIARKDRHSREWFLGSITDEYGRLLQVPLGFLEPGVRYTAQIYRDGDGADYVSNPFAFVREERQVGSTDTMELRLAPGGGQAIRFVPMDGNR; the protein is encoded by the coding sequence ATGCCGCTGTCTTCATGTCGAGCACGCTCGACGCTGGGCGCGCGCTGGATCGCGCGCCTGCTGTTGCTCGCCTGCATCGCGAGCGTGGCGCCAATGCTGCATGCCGAGGTCACCACGATCGATGTCGCCTCGCCCGGCAAGATCCTGCAGGTGAGCCTGGAGCTGGATGGCGGCACGCCGTACTACCGCGTGCAACGCCTGGGCCAGCCGGTGCTGCAGCGTTCACGGCTGGGTTTCAATCTGCGCGACGGACGCCTGGACCGCGGACTGGTGGTGCTGTCGCAGACACGCCAGAGTCATGACGACACCTGGGAGCAACCCTGGGGCGAAACCCGCCTGGTCCGCAACCACTACAACGAATTGCGTGTTCGCCTGGGCGAGCGTGACGGTGCGCAGCGTAGCTTCGAGGTCGTCTTTCGCGTCTACGACGATGGGCTGGGCCTGCGCTATCACTTTCCCGAACAAGCCGGCCTGCGCGAAGCGATCGTCGACGACGAACTCACCGAATTCGCCATTGCTCAACACGCCGATGCATGGTGGATTCCGGCGGGCGAACCGATCCATTACGAGTATCTCTACAACCGCACGCCACTGAATCAACTCACCCTGGCCCACACGCCGCTCACGCTACGTACCGACAGCGGGCTGCATCTCGCACTGCACGAAGCGGCGTTGGTGGACTACGCGGGAATGTGGCTGCGTCGCACCGACGACCAGCGCCTGCGCGCACAGTTATCGCCCGCAGCCGAAGGCTGGAAGGTGCGCCGCACCCTGCCGTTCGATACGCCGTGGCGCACGCTACAGATCGCCGATCAGGCCACCGGCCTGGTGGAATCGAACCTGATCCTCAACCTCAACGAGCCCAATGCGCTGGGCAAGGTGGACTGGGTCAAGCCGTCCAAGTACGTCGGTGTGTGGTGGTCGATGCATCTCAACCAACAGACCTGGGCCACCGGGCCCAAGCACGCCGCCACCACCGCCACGACCCGGCGCTACATCGACTTTGCCGCCGCACACGGATTTCGTGGTGTGTTGGTCGAAGGCTGGAACCCGGGCTGGGACGGCGAATGGTTCGGCAACGGAGGTAGCTTCGATTTCGCAAGATCCACGCCGGACTTCGACCTTCCCGCGTTGAGCACGTACGCCGCGGGCAAAGGCGTGCATCTGATCGGCCATCATGAAACGGGGTGCGCAGTGGACCATTACGAGGACCAGATCGCCGAGGCGATGGACCTGTACGCACGCTTCGGCGTGGACTCAGTCAAGACCGGCTATGTCTGCGACGACGGCCAGGTGGAGCGACGCAACCCTGCAGGCGGCGCCCCGCTGCGCGAGTGGCACGACGGCCAGTGGATGGCGCGCCATCATCTGCGCGTGGTGCGCGAGGCCGCCGAGCGGCATATCGCCGTCAACGCACATGAACCGATCAAGGACACCGGCTTGCGCCGCACCTATCCCAACTGGATCTCGCGCGAAGGCGCGCGCGGCATGGAATACAACGCCTGGGGGCAGCCGCCCAATCCGCCGGAACACGAGGTCAACCTGGTATTTACGCGCCTGCTCGCCGGGCCGATGGATTACACGCCGGGTATCGTCAGCCTGAAGGGCCGCAACGGCCAGGCCATCCCCAGCACGTTGGCGCGGCAACTGGCGCTGTATGTGACGCTGTATAGCCCGATCCAGATGGCCGCCGACCTGCCCGAGCATTATCTGCAGCATCGCGACGCATTCCGCTTCATCGAAGACGTCGCAGTGGACTGGGACCAGACCCGCGCATTGAATGGCGAAGTGGGCGACTACGTGACCATCGCGCGCAAGGATCGGCATAGCCGCGAATGGTTCCTGGGCAGCATTACCGACGAATACGGTCGCCTGCTGCAGGTGCCGCTGGGCTTTCTCGAACCCGGCGTGCGCTATACCGCGCAGATCTATCGCGATGGCGACGGCGCCGATTACGTGAGCAACCCGTTCGCCTTCGTGCGCGAAGAGCGCCAGGTCGGCAGTACCGACACCATGGAGTTACGCCTGGCCCCCGGTGGAGGCCAAGCGATCCGCTTCGTACCGATGGATGGCAACCGTTGA
- a CDS encoding Six-hairpin glycosidase-like protein encodes MLKMICMAATFGVAASSAVLADELEFQGRRAQAQALDDGGFVLRWPQGERRIAAQPMRTHTASPMFDALFALAQQELADDRVDAIRDPAFNAGKPVPCKCFETGERWPYVWTRDVSFAADLALARLEPERTRNALRFKLSAARDGRTPGVFVAQDTGSGGSWPISSDRVVWFLAARGLLDDKDFAQDVWQALQATLAQDRDAVFDAQIGLYRGETSFLDWREQTYPGWTRENVGFIADSFALSTNVLHYQALRLAEQLARQHGDARAADYAQWADALRRAIDARFWDADSSQYVSYLGTAAHPVRYAKVDLLGVSLGVLADVFPAERARTALRNYPVVAGGSPVVWPQEAAQPIYHNRAIWPFVSAYALRAARALDDAPRIAVELQSLMRGSALAGSNMENYEMQSLAVHVEDGARSGPVVNSPRQLWSVAGYLSAVLEGVFGVSADGSVTPKLPGSLLPLLFGERQQIVLEQGARRYVLLRPVNEEGDLLVAGRVTRQGQTTQVQLVGRKADLAALPQPVQVFAPQTPALPVALRQGGGHRIAIPAGTTLYMDGRALDASEHWDLAGDGVLHVLSLTRRAAGIESLHGPSLTLGPAQELRGHQAWKWKPSRSGPHRVSLRYRNDNGPINTGVTAAVKRLVLECPGKPAQSHVIVMPHSVGEQVSTQATFDVVAGQACAFRLDDGFNMSALAHFAQYNGGRGGRDGVVNTAQISALIVGPAAIGEIAL; translated from the coding sequence ATGCTGAAGATGATCTGCATGGCTGCAACGTTCGGCGTTGCGGCAAGCTCGGCGGTATTGGCCGATGAGTTGGAATTTCAGGGGCGCCGCGCACAGGCGCAGGCGCTGGACGATGGCGGTTTCGTGTTGCGATGGCCGCAGGGCGAGCGCCGCATCGCGGCGCAGCCGATGCGCACGCACACCGCCAGCCCGATGTTCGACGCCTTGTTCGCGTTGGCCCAGCAGGAGTTGGCCGACGACCGTGTCGATGCGATCCGCGATCCGGCCTTCAACGCTGGCAAGCCGGTGCCATGCAAGTGCTTCGAGACCGGCGAACGCTGGCCGTATGTGTGGACCCGCGATGTCAGTTTTGCCGCCGATCTTGCGCTGGCGCGGCTGGAGCCGGAGCGCACACGCAATGCACTGCGCTTCAAGCTGTCGGCCGCACGCGACGGACGCACGCCTGGCGTGTTCGTTGCGCAGGATACCGGCTCCGGTGGCAGCTGGCCGATCAGCAGCGACCGGGTGGTGTGGTTTCTGGCCGCGCGCGGATTGCTGGACGACAAGGACTTTGCGCAAGACGTCTGGCAGGCGCTGCAGGCCACCCTTGCGCAGGATCGCGATGCGGTGTTCGATGCGCAGATCGGCCTCTACCGTGGAGAAACCTCGTTTCTGGACTGGCGCGAGCAAACCTATCCGGGGTGGACGCGCGAGAACGTGGGCTTCATCGCCGACTCGTTTGCGCTATCGACCAATGTGTTGCATTACCAGGCGCTGCGTCTGGCCGAGCAGCTGGCACGCCAGCATGGCGACGCACGCGCTGCCGATTACGCGCAGTGGGCCGATGCCTTGCGTCGGGCCATCGATGCACGCTTCTGGGATGCAGACAGCAGCCAGTATGTGAGTTATCTCGGCACCGCGGCGCATCCGGTGCGCTACGCCAAGGTCGATCTGCTGGGTGTGTCGCTGGGCGTGCTGGCCGATGTGTTCCCCGCAGAGCGGGCACGCACGGCGCTGCGCAATTATCCGGTGGTTGCCGGTGGCAGCCCGGTGGTGTGGCCGCAGGAGGCGGCGCAACCGATTTATCACAATCGCGCCATCTGGCCATTCGTCAGCGCCTACGCCTTGCGTGCAGCGCGTGCGCTGGACGATGCGCCACGCATCGCAGTTGAGCTGCAATCGCTGATGCGCGGCAGTGCGCTGGCTGGCTCCAACATGGAAAACTACGAGATGCAAAGCCTGGCCGTGCATGTGGAAGATGGCGCACGCAGCGGCCCGGTGGTGAATTCGCCGCGTCAGCTGTGGTCGGTTGCGGGTTATCTCTCCGCAGTGCTGGAAGGCGTGTTCGGTGTCTCTGCCGATGGCAGCGTCACCCCGAAATTGCCGGGTAGTCTGCTGCCGCTGCTGTTCGGCGAGCGCCAGCAGATCGTGCTGGAGCAGGGCGCACGGCGCTATGTCTTGCTGCGCCCCGTCAACGAAGAAGGCGACTTGCTGGTGGCCGGCCGCGTTACCCGGCAGGGCCAGACAACGCAGGTGCAGTTGGTCGGTCGCAAGGCCGATCTGGCCGCACTGCCGCAGCCGGTGCAGGTGTTTGCACCGCAAACGCCTGCGCTGCCGGTTGCGCTACGGCAGGGCGGTGGTCATCGCATCGCCATTCCCGCAGGCACGACGCTGTACATGGATGGCCGTGCGTTGGATGCAAGTGAACACTGGGATCTTGCCGGTGACGGCGTGTTGCATGTGCTCAGCCTGACCCGACGTGCGGCAGGCATCGAATCGCTGCACGGTCCTTCGTTGACGCTCGGGCCGGCGCAGGAACTGCGCGGTCACCAAGCCTGGAAATGGAAGCCGTCGCGTAGCGGCCCGCATCGGGTGTCGCTGCGCTATCGCAACGACAATGGCCCGATCAATACCGGTGTCACCGCGGCGGTAAAACGGCTGGTGCTGGAATGCCCGGGCAAACCCGCGCAATCGCACGTCATCGTGATGCCGCATAGCGTGGGCGAGCAGGTGTCCACGCAGGCGACGTTCGATGTGGTGGCCGGGCAGGCCTGCGCGTTTCGGCTAGACGATGGCTTCAACATGAGCGCACTGGCGCACTTTGCGCAGTACAACGGCGGCCGTGGCGGTCGCGACGGGGTGGTCAACACGGCACAGATCAGCGCGTTGATCGTCGGGCCGGCAGCCATCGGGGAGATCGCACTATGA
- a CDS encoding alpha-amylase family glycosyl hydrolase, with translation MRSAIYVALTMYAGVACAAPASREYYGTLEPFAADAVYFVVTDRFVNGDLGNDQREQGGAHRTFDVPTPCADGSDDNIGYVGGDFKGIVDHADYIRDLGFGAVWITPIVDNPDQAFTGGKPITCGSTLSDHGKTGYHGYWGVNFYKLDEHLPSPGLDFAGFTRAMHANQLKVVLDIVGNHGSPAYTMPVAQPGFGKLYDARGRLVADHQNLPPAQLDPQHNPLHAFYNTGGGLAELSDLNENNPAVLDYLAGAYLQWMELGADAFRIDTIGWMPDRFWHAFVARIREKRPGFFMFGEAFDYDADKIAGHTWARNAGVSVLDFPLKQQLSDVFGHAQAGFEQLAGPLFLRQGPYANPYELMSFYDNHDMARLDASDTGFIDAHNWLFTARGIPVIYYGSEIGFMRGRAEHAGNRNYFGVERIKAAPQSPIFGRLQQIARLRRDTPALQRGVQVDVLLRGNQAAFFRVYQHAGTSQTALVLLNKGDAAAEIEVTRFLQPGTWRDAMSGEQVPVQGRLRLPVPAHGVRVLLSDAPITDPALRKRLDAQMADQAARDARNR, from the coding sequence ATGCGTAGTGCGATCTATGTGGCGTTGACGATGTATGCGGGCGTGGCATGCGCCGCACCTGCCTCCAGGGAGTATTACGGCACCCTGGAGCCGTTCGCCGCCGATGCGGTGTACTTCGTGGTCACCGACCGTTTCGTCAACGGCGACCTGGGCAACGATCAGCGCGAGCAGGGTGGTGCGCATCGCACCTTCGATGTGCCCACGCCGTGCGCCGATGGCAGCGACGACAACATCGGCTACGTTGGTGGCGATTTCAAAGGCATCGTCGATCACGCCGACTACATTCGCGACCTGGGGTTCGGCGCAGTGTGGATCACGCCGATCGTCGACAACCCGGACCAGGCATTTACCGGCGGCAAGCCGATCACCTGCGGCAGCACGCTCAGCGACCACGGCAAGACCGGCTATCACGGTTACTGGGGCGTGAACTTCTACAAGCTCGACGAGCATCTTCCTAGCCCGGGCCTGGATTTTGCCGGCTTCACTCGCGCCATGCATGCCAACCAGCTGAAGGTGGTGCTGGATATCGTCGGCAATCATGGCTCGCCGGCTTACACCATGCCGGTGGCGCAGCCAGGTTTCGGCAAGCTCTACGATGCGCGCGGTCGCCTGGTTGCCGACCATCAGAATCTGCCGCCCGCGCAACTGGACCCGCAGCACAACCCATTGCATGCCTTCTACAACACAGGGGGTGGTCTGGCGGAATTGTCCGACCTCAACGAGAACAATCCGGCGGTGCTGGATTACCTGGCCGGTGCCTATCTGCAATGGATGGAGCTGGGGGCCGATGCGTTCCGTATCGACACCATCGGCTGGATGCCGGACCGCTTCTGGCATGCCTTCGTTGCGCGCATCCGCGAAAAACGCCCGGGATTTTTCATGTTCGGCGAAGCGTTCGATTACGACGCCGACAAGATTGCCGGCCACACCTGGGCACGCAACGCCGGCGTGAGCGTGCTGGATTTTCCGTTGAAGCAGCAGCTGTCGGACGTCTTCGGCCACGCGCAGGCGGGCTTCGAACAGCTCGCCGGGCCGTTGTTTCTGCGTCAGGGGCCTTACGCCAACCCGTACGAGCTGATGAGCTTTTACGACAACCACGACATGGCGCGGCTGGACGCCAGCGACACCGGTTTTATCGATGCGCACAACTGGTTGTTCACCGCGCGCGGTATCCCGGTGATCTATTACGGCTCGGAAATCGGCTTCATGCGTGGACGCGCCGAGCATGCGGGCAACCGTAATTACTTCGGCGTGGAGCGCATCAAGGCCGCACCGCAAAGCCCGATCTTCGGCCGGCTGCAACAGATCGCCCGCCTGCGCCGCGACACTCCGGCACTGCAGCGCGGCGTGCAGGTGGATGTGCTGCTGCGCGGAAACCAGGCGGCGTTCTTTCGCGTCTACCAGCACGCGGGTACCAGCCAGACCGCGCTTGTGCTACTGAACAAGGGGGATGCGGCGGCGGAAATCGAAGTGACGCGCTTTCTGCAGCCTGGTACCTGGCGCGACGCGATGAGCGGCGAGCAGGTGCCGGTGCAGGGGCGCTTGCGGCTTCCGGTGCCCGCGCACGGCGTGCGCGTACTGCTGTCGGATGCGCCGATCACCGATCCCGCATTGCGCAAGCGACTCGACGCACAGATGGCCGATCAAGCCGCGCGCGACGCCCGCAACAGGTAG
- a CDS encoding MFS transporter, with protein MTAKPRLSFWQIWNMCFGFLGIQFGFALQNANASRIFQTLGAQVDDVPGLWIAAPLTGLVVQPIIGYLSDRTWTPWGRRRPYFMVGAVFTTLALLVMPNAPLLWIAAGTLWVLDASINISMEPFRALVGDQLPPAQRPTGYAMQSFFIGVGAIVASFLPWLLTRWGVANAAPPGQLPDSVRYAFYLGAAVLFLSIAWTVLRTREYSPAQLSSFDDAHPPAATHAGSGALPSRASSAAWCVAGVLLASAIAWQHGDRMLYVLAGLCIAYGALLALTRLLPGASMLVVIVQDLRSMPTTMRRLAWVQFFSWFALFAMWIYTTAAVTQVHFGAADTVSAAYNDGANWVGVLFGAYNGFAALAALVIPVLVRAVGLRWSHLCNLWLGAAGLLSMLVIRDPQWLLLSMLGVGFAWASILSLPYALLSDSVPAAKMGVYMGIFNFFIVIPQLVAASALGFVLRVWLGGQPIYALAIGGLSLLVAGVCAVRVPVASGGQ; from the coding sequence ATGACCGCCAAACCACGCCTGAGCTTCTGGCAGATCTGGAACATGTGCTTCGGCTTTCTCGGCATCCAGTTCGGGTTTGCGCTGCAGAACGCCAATGCCAGCCGCATTTTCCAGACCCTCGGCGCGCAAGTCGACGATGTACCGGGGCTATGGATTGCCGCGCCGCTCACCGGGCTGGTCGTGCAGCCCATCATCGGGTATCTATCCGATCGTACCTGGACGCCCTGGGGCCGGAGGCGCCCGTATTTCATGGTGGGCGCGGTGTTCACTACGCTGGCGCTGCTGGTGATGCCCAACGCGCCCTTGCTGTGGATTGCCGCCGGCACGCTGTGGGTACTGGATGCATCGATCAATATCTCGATGGAGCCATTCCGCGCGCTGGTGGGCGACCAGCTGCCACCCGCGCAGCGCCCTACCGGCTATGCGATGCAGAGCTTCTTCATCGGTGTCGGCGCGATCGTGGCGAGCTTTCTGCCGTGGTTGCTCACGCGCTGGGGCGTTGCCAACGCCGCACCGCCGGGGCAACTGCCCGACAGCGTGCGCTACGCGTTCTACCTGGGCGCGGCGGTGTTGTTCCTCTCGATCGCATGGACAGTGCTGCGCACGCGCGAGTACAGCCCGGCGCAGCTGTCCAGCTTCGACGACGCGCACCCGCCTGCTGCAACGCACGCAGGCAGCGGTGCGCTGCCGTCGCGGGCATCAAGCGCGGCGTGGTGCGTTGCTGGCGTATTGCTGGCTTCGGCCATCGCCTGGCAGCACGGCGATCGCATGCTGTACGTGCTGGCCGGCCTGTGCATCGCCTATGGTGCGCTGCTCGCGTTGACGCGGCTGCTGCCGGGCGCCAGCATGCTGGTCGTCATCGTGCAGGACTTGCGCAGCATGCCGACGACCATGCGACGCCTGGCCTGGGTGCAGTTTTTTTCGTGGTTTGCGCTGTTTGCGATGTGGATCTACACCACGGCAGCGGTCACACAGGTGCACTTCGGCGCCGCCGATACGGTCTCGGCGGCCTATAACGATGGCGCGAACTGGGTAGGTGTGCTGTTCGGCGCCTACAACGGGTTTGCAGCGCTGGCAGCGTTGGTCATTCCCGTGTTGGTGCGTGCAGTCGGCCTGCGCTGGAGCCACCTGTGCAATCTGTGGCTGGGCGCTGCGGGCCTGCTGTCGATGTTGGTGATTCGTGACCCGCAGTGGTTGCTGCTGTCCATGCTGGGCGTCGGTTTTGCCTGGGCATCGATTCTCTCGCTGCCTTACGCCTTGCTGTCCGACAGCGTGCCCGCCGCCAAGATGGGCGTGTACATGGGCATCTTCAATTTCTTTATCGTGATTCCGCAGTTGGTCGCTGCCAGTGCGCTGGGCTTTGTGCTGCGCGTCTGGTTGGGCGGCCAGCCGATCTATGCATTGGCCATCGGCGGGCTCAGCCTGTTGGTCGCGGGCGTATGCGCGGTGCGGGTCCCCGTCGCCTCGGGAGGGCAGTGA